The Terriglobus roseus region TGCCGTAAAAGCTGCCAAAGATAAGGGGCTTTAGCCCCCGAGGGAAAGCCTACTTCGTAGCCGCCGGTGGCGTCGTCGCAGGAGCGGTAGTCGTAGCCGGAGTCGTCGTAGCAGGCTTCTTCTTCACAGTCTTCTTCTTCGTGGTGGTCTTAGCCGGTGGCGGAGCAGCAGCTGCTGCAGCCGCGGCCTGTTGCGCGGCGGCAATCTGGGCATTCTGCTGCTGAACAGTCGCCTGCAACTGGCTGATCTTCTTGTCCTGCGCCGCAGAAGAGCTGATGATGCGCTCGCCCAGGCTACGACGTGCCCCATCCAGCGACGCCAGAGCCCCGTCCAGGCCCTCAGCCTGGTCGCGTGGAGCGTTTCCCTTACCCGCAATCTGGATGCGCAGCAGCACGTTATACAGCGCGTCCAGGTTCAGCAGGATACGAAGACTCGCAGGCACAGAGTCGGGCGCCTTATCGGAATCCGCAAGAAGGGGAGGCAGGGTGTTCTGCAGATCCTTCTGAACCGAGGCCAGATTCGCATCCACCTCGCCACGCAGTCCGTTGCCGCCCTTCCACTTGTTCAGGTCCACATTGCTGCCAGCCTGCGCCACCTTGTTCAGCGCCGGTTGCACCAGTGAAGTGGGCTTCTGCGCTGCATCACCAGCAGCGTCCTGCGCAGTAGCCGTGGCTATGCCACCCAGAACAAAAACGGAAAGTAAGGCAAACGTTCGCAAACTCATAAAAATAAGGGCTCCTCCACTTTGAGAGACGTCTCAGTGACGTGGGTTGCATGCACGCCAAACAGTGACAAGCAAATACTTCTCCAAATTCGCTGCGATTGAATACTGCCACAATCGACGGAAAAAGTTGTCAACCCCACAAATCACCTAAATCTTTCAAATCAAAAGAAATAGAGTTGGCAGGTTATTTTCCGCAAGTCACTAAAATAGAAATCAGGGGAAGTCGCGAACCCACAATCGTCAGCTAAACCCTTTCGAAAGACGATTTTGCCCCTAACTTCAATGGATAGACGATTTTAGCGGCACTCGCAGCGTAACTCGTTTAGAAAGACGATTTTAGAAAGACAGGGGGAGGGGTACCCCCACACTGCCATCCCCAAATGAGAAACCCCGCCGAAGCGGGGTTTTCTCGTAAAGCGGGTTTGCTTACGAAGCCGATTCCACGCCAACAAGCTGGCCCTGTTCGGCCGGTGCGGATGCGGCGGCAGCAGCGGCAGCCTTCGGGTCGCCGGGCTTGCGGATGTCGATGCCGCCCTTGAAGAACGCGCCGTCCTCAATGGAGATGCGGGCTGCAATCACGTCACCCGTCAGCGAGCCTTCGCTGCGGATATCAATGCGGTCGCTTGCCTGGCAGTTTCCGCGAACCTTGCCCAGGACCACGATCTCGCGGGCAGAGATGTTCGCTGCAACCTGGCCATTGCGGCCAACGGTCACGCGGTTGCCGGGAAGGTTGATGGTGCCTTCAATGCGGCCATCGATGTAGAGCGATTCCGATCCGGTAACTTCGCCCTTGATCATCAGGCTCTTGCCAATGGTGGCCTGCTCACCGGTAGCTGCAGGTGCCTGCGGGCTGGCAGTGCGGGTGCTGGGCTGCTGTTCATACGACGACACAGCAGGCTGGCTGGGACGAACGGGTTCTGGGGTGGAGGGTGTGGCAGCGCCGGAGCCGGGAGTGTTGGGTTTCCACATGAGCTTCTTGAGTTTCCTTTCGGCTTGAAAATCCGGGCGGATAAGCGGCACAGCGGCCGTGTTTCCGCAAGAACTTATGCCTGCATCTTACGCCTCCGTTTACTCGGTAGATTCTGCCGACCAGCGGAAAACTCTACCAATTTACGGAGGAACCTTCCTGGATACGCGAAAATCCCTTCGCCGCCACAGAATTCCAGATCTTTGGTATTTGCCCCGGTAGCTTCGGCAGCATTACCCTCCGCGTATGCGTTTTATCCGGTTCTCCACAATGCTCGCCGTCCTCCCGGCGCTGCTGGTAGCTCATGCTGCCGCACCAAAGGTCCATACCGTCGTTTTGGGGGCGTCACGCCGTGTGCCATTCGTGGCAGCAGATGTATCCACCGAGGCGAAGGAGGACGAGGCAGGAACTCTGCGCATCCGCCCGCTGATCGTGGATGGCAAGACACACGAATGGCTGACCGGCGACACGCATGACATCACAGAGCGTAGCTTCGTGGCGCGTCGCGTCCTACACATCAACGACGCTCTGCCAGGAGAGAAGTCTGGTCGCTGGGTCTGGCAGCCGGGCTCTTGGATATTGGTGGACCGTATCTCCGGCCACGTAACTGCTCTGCACCTGCCGGACTTCGACGCCAGCATCAGTGATGTGGTCTGGTACCGCGACTACGCGGCGTACTGCGGTATTCACACCACGGCAAAGGCAAGTGGTCTCAGCGCAGAGGTGTGGCAGATTGGCGCACACAAGGCGGCACTGTCCAAGGTCATCGCACCGTGGCCGCAGCCGGAACGCGTTCGTCCCGTCTGCCTTCCCGCCGTGTGGCAGCGCGAACCTATGCGCGTCACCGTGAAGCCCAACGGTGGTGATCCGGTGGTCTATAACGTAGTCGGCACCTCCACCCAACTGGTGGAGGATGGCGAAGGTGGAGACGACGACAACTGAGTCGCCACACTTGACACCGAGCGCGCTGCTGGAACGCCTCTACTCCGTGATACCCATGCCGGGGACTCAGGCATACACTGTCCGCATGCGTCTTCGTTTTCTCCCGTTTGTTTTTGCAGTTGCAGTCACAGCTTCGGCACAGCGACTTCCCTCGGATGTTCATCCCGAGCATTACTCGCTGCATCTCACGCCCAATCTGAAGGCAGCAACATTCACAGGCGAAGAGACGATTGATCTAACGCTGGACTCGCCGAAGACTGCGATCACGCTGAATGCGATCGAGCTGAAGATCAACAGTGTGAAGGTAATTCGCCAGCGCATCGCAGACGCGCAGAAGCAGGAACTGGGACAAACGGGAACCGTAAGTTACGACACCAGCAAGGAACAAGCGACATTCACCTTTGCCTCGCCGCTTCCTGCGGGAAGAGTATCGCTCTCTATTCAGTTCACTGGCATCCTGAACGATAAGCTGCGCGGCTTCTATCTCTCCAAGACCGCGAAGCGCAACTATGCAGTCACACAGTTCGAGGCGACCGATGCACGTCGCGCCTTCCCCAGCTTCGACGAACCTGCGATGAAGGCAACGTTCGATCTGGCCATGACCATCGACAACGGCGATACCGTAATCGCCAATACGAACATGACCAGCGATAAGCCTGCGGACAACGGCATGCACACGCAGACCTTCGCCACCTCGCCGAAGATGTCCACATATCTTCTGGCCTTTCAGGTAGGCGATTGGACCTGCTCCAAAGGCGAGTCCGATGGTATTCCCATCCGCGTCTGCTCCACGCCAGACAAGGTCGCACTAACACCCTTCGCGGTGAAGGCAGCGGAACACTTCCTGCATTACTACGACCAATACTTCGGCGTGAAGTACGCAATGCCCAAGCTCGACCTCATCGGCATCCCTGACTTCGAGGCAGGCGCGATGGAGAACTGGGGTTGCATCACCTACCGCGAAACCGCACTACTCGTGGATGAGAAACACTCTTCTCTGAGCGACCGCAAGAACGTGGCAATCGTCGTGGCGCACGAGATGGCGCATCAGTGGTTCGGCGACCTCGTCACCATGAAGTGGTGGGACAACCTATGGCTGAACGAGGGCTTTGCCACATGGATGGAGTCCAAGGCAGTGCACGAGTGGCAGCCAACATGGGGCGTGCTTGAGGACGAAGCCCAGACCCTCAACAGCACACTGAACCTGGATGCAGCCGCACAGACGCGAGCCATCCGCAGTAAGGCAGATACACCAGAGGAGATCAACGAGCAGTTCGACGGCATCGCATATGGCAAAGCAGGTGCAGTCATCGGCATGGTGGAGCACTACGTTGGTGAAGGTGCCTTCCAGAGCGGCGTACACAACTACATGGAAGCCCACAAGTTCGGTAATGCCACGGCGGAGGACTTCTGGGGCGCGCAGACCAAGGCCAGCAGCAAGCCAGTCGATGCCGTCATGGAGAGCTTCGTAGCACAGCCTGGTGAACCACTGCTCACCTTCACCGCTAACGGCAAAGGTAGCTACGCAGTGAAGCAGAGCCGCTTCTTCCTCAACCCTCCGGCAACGAAGCCTATCCAGTCTTGGTCCATTCCCATCTGCCCCACGAACGGAACATGCCAGGTGATCCGCGCTAACACCGACGTTACGGCAACTGCACCGGAAGACCTGCGTAACGCCAGCGCCCGAGGCTACTACCGCAGCAACTACGACACAGCCACCTTACAGTCCGTGCTGCAACACGCACCGTCTTACACTGCACCCGAACGCATCCTGCTGGTGGGTGACCGTTACGCACTGCTCCGCTCCGGAGAAGGCTCGGTCGGTGAGTACATGCAACTGGTGCAAGCGCTACGAGCAGACCCAAGCGCGCAAGTACTACAGCAATCGGTAGGCGGCCTCGGCTCACTCCGCACCCGTGTCGCCACCGACCAGCAGTCGGATCAGATAGAGGGGTGGGTGAGGAACCAGTTTGGCCCCGTCTACCACTCACTGGGAAAAGCTTCCTCGTCAGAGTCAGTCGAAGCGGAGCAACGTCGTGTCACATTGTTCAGCTTGCTTGGTGGTGCGAAAGATCCCACTGTACTGACTCAGGCAAATACCATTGCCAACGCCTATCTCAGCGGCGATAACAAGGTAGACCCCGAGCTTGCACAGTCTGCGTTGGCTATCGCAGCGCAACATGGAGATGCGGCTTTGTACGACCGCATGCAGAAAGTCGCGCAGACCAGCACCGATCCCAACCAGCAGACACAGGCGTTGTATCTTCTGGCATCGTTCGAAGACCCTGCGCTAGTGAAGCGTACTTTGGATGATGTAGCTGCCGGCAAGGTCCGCAATCAGGATAGTTGGATACTTCTCTCAATCCTGTTGCAGTCACGCAAGACACGTCAGCAGACATGGACGTATATCAAAGAGCATTGGGATGCGATCCACGCACAGTTGACGACTAGCAGCGGTAATCGTCTGGTATCTGCAACGGGAGCGTTCTGCTCGCAGGAAGAACATGACGATGTGCAACAGTTCTTCGCTTCGCATAAAGTGGAATCCTCAGACCGTGCTTTGCGTGACGCGTTGAATAGCATCAACAGTTGCGTACGGTTCCGCGGCCAGCAACAACCGGGCCTGCAACAGTGGCTGTCGACTGCTTCACACTAGGTAAGAAAGAGAGCCGCAATGGAAACGCAGCCTGGCTATCAGGGATTCTCGCCCTCCAGTTATGGAGCGGCCTCAATGCCGCAACCCACTGCACCACCGCCTGCGCAACCGCCCATGATGCGGCCTCTTTCCACCGGCGAGATTCTTGACCGCACGCTTGCTCTGTATCGCAGACACTTCTGGCTGTTTGTTGGAATCGGCACTGTACCGGCAGCGGTTGTGGCGTTAAGTACCGGGCTGCGACTGCTATTCCTAAACACTTACATAAAGTTTCCTAGTCCCACAGCAGGGAATCCAAGGGCTGCGTCGCAAGCAGTTGGTGCTGCTGCTCTGTTGCAGGTTGAATTTCTACCTGCGTTGCTGCTGATCCTGGTCACGTACGGAATTGCGCAGGCCGCTACTGTGCGTGCTGTTCAGGAGTTGTCTCTGGGGACTCTTCCAACTGCAGCCGAAGCTTATGGCGCAATTCGAGATCGGTGGCTACGCTGGACTGGGATTGTGCTGCGCCAGCTATGGAGTGCCGCATGGCCCATGTCGGTTGGCGTTTTGTTGGTCATGATTGCGCTACTGTTGCCGGGAGGTGCCAACGCGCATCCTGCCGCATTCGTCAGTCTTGTCTTGCTGGCATGGTTACTGATCATTGCTGGTCTTGTTCTGGGAGTATTGAACTATCTGCACGTGGCGTTGGCTCCAGCCGCTGGCGTGATGGAGAACCTTGGCGTTAATGCGTCATTGCGGCGATCCCGTACTTTGGTTTCCGGAAGAAAGGGCCGCATCTTTCTGGCGCTTCTGCTTGTGTACGTTCTGCACATGGTGGCGGGCGGTCTACAGTTGCCATTCGCACTCCTTGCTGGGACGATGCATGGCGCACAACGCATTCTGCTGTTGGCAGCCGATCTACTCATTGCCTTTGTTGCGACTGCATTGGTTTCACCGGTGGCATCCATTGCACTGGCCATGTTCTATACGGACGAGCGTGTACGTCGCGAGGGCTATGACATTGAGCTGCTGCTTCAGCGCTCCATTGCAGAACGCGCTGAAGCGGGAGCCTGATCGCGGACGATGATCTTTTCGCAAGGTGCCCGTCGATGGCTTTTGGTGATGGCGTCTATTGGACTCGGCTTGTGCGCCCGAGCGCAGATGCCCGCGTTGACTCCGCCACAGGGTCTGCCTTCGTTGCAGGACGTTTCCGTAGAAGAGTATCGGCATCATCTGGATCAGTTACGTGGTCTGGTAGCGGATTGCGGGCGTGTCGTAACTGCGTGCAATCCCGAGAGCGTTGGAAATGACGATCGCGTTCATCCACTGCAAGGTCAACCCTATGCTGTGCGTTATGGATGGCTCCGGACGTTGATGGATGATCGTGATCCCGCAGTGCATCGTTCACGTACCGAATTGCTTGCACAAGCAGAACAACGATTGAGCGAACAGGAAGAAGATCTGGATCATCCAAAGTCTGCTTCGCCTCTGAAACAGGAAGATCGTGTGCAGCGTGATCGTGTGCTGGCTTCGAAAGAGTTTGAAGTAGTGCATGAATATTCTTGGCGAGAGCGTGCCAGCGCATGGCTGTCAGAGAAGCTAGCGCGCATCTTCGGTGGTGCAGCTTCGCTTGGCCGGATTGCTCCATGGCTTGGGAAAGCCCTGGAATGGGGATCGTTGCTTGCAGCGATTACGTTGCTCGTCCTCTGGATCTATCGCACACTGGACCGGCAACGTACTGCGCTTGGAAAACTGACCGGTGAAGTATCGAAGCGCGAAGCCATAGAAGCTTCTCGCGCGTGGGCTGAATTGGCGCAGATACATGCGACAAACGGAGAATGGCGCGACGCGGTTCATTGTCTTTATTGGGCAACCATCGTTCTGTTGGAAGAACGCCGTACTCTGCGTCGGAGTGATACACGCACACCGCGAGAGGTGCTCCAACTGTTGGTTGTCTCTCCACAGTTGCGTGAGCCGTTGGCTGCGCAGACGGTTGCGTTTGAACGCATCTGGTATGGCTTTGCCCAAGCGACGCAGGAAGATTATGAATCGGCGCAGCAAAGTTATCGCAGCGTCAAGGGCGTTGCCATGGGAGCGGCGATATGAGGCCGCCAAATGCAGATCGTCGTACCGTGTTGTGGGTGCTCGGAGTCATGGCGCTACTGGTGACGCTGACTGCCATCTTTGCTCCTGCAACCAGTGATGATGACAAAGCGCCCACCACATACAATTCCGGTGCTGCCGGTTGGAAGGGTGCTTATCTCCTGCTGCAGCGGCTTGGATATAACGTAAGCCGATCCGAAACACCTGCATCCATGCTGGATCGGACGGACGCTGTCCACACGACGTATGTACTGGCCTCACCGAACACTCCCGCCGAAGATACCCAGAAGCGGGATTACGAAGCATTGGAGCGTTTTCTTCAGCGCGGTGGCCGCGTTATCGCGACAGGATCAAGCGGCGCGTTGTTTCTTCCCGGTGGCCGTGCTGGCAGGCCCACACAGTTTGTAGGAGATCTCTGCAATGCCATGCCAGAGGGAAATGGTGAACTGGCACAGGCAGGAAGCTTCTCACTCTACGATGCAGCGCCATGGAATGCGCTGGAACCGCTGGCACGTGTGGATGCGCGATGCGGAGCTGACGCCGTGCTTGTGCATCGCGACTATCCGCATGGCGGTGCGATGATTTATCTCGCCTCATCGGAGCCGTTCAGCAACCGTGGCTTGAAGCAGGATCAATCGTTACACCTATTACTGCTTGCGATAGGGCCATCATCTGGAGAGAGCCGTCGTACGGTCATCTTTGACGAGTTTTATCGCGGCGAGCAAGCATCACCGTCGGACTACCTGCGTGGCTTGCCATTACGTTCGCTTATCATGCAGGCACTGCTCGTTCTCTTATTGCTGATGTTCACATACACGCGTCGTAGTGGGCCT contains the following coding sequences:
- a CDS encoding bactofilin family protein; translated protein: MWKPNTPGSGAATPSTPEPVRPSQPAVSSYEQQPSTRTASPQAPAATGEQATIGKSLMIKGEVTGSESLYIDGRIEGTINLPGNRVTVGRNGQVAANISAREIVVLGKVRGNCQASDRIDIRSEGSLTGDVIAARISIEDGAFFKGGIDIRKPGDPKAAAAAAASAPAEQGQLVGVESAS
- a CDS encoding M1 family metallopeptidase yields the protein METTTTESPHLTPSALLERLYSVIPMPGTQAYTVRMRLRFLPFVFAVAVTASAQRLPSDVHPEHYSLHLTPNLKAATFTGEETIDLTLDSPKTAITLNAIELKINSVKVIRQRIADAQKQELGQTGTVSYDTSKEQATFTFASPLPAGRVSLSIQFTGILNDKLRGFYLSKTAKRNYAVTQFEATDARRAFPSFDEPAMKATFDLAMTIDNGDTVIANTNMTSDKPADNGMHTQTFATSPKMSTYLLAFQVGDWTCSKGESDGIPIRVCSTPDKVALTPFAVKAAEHFLHYYDQYFGVKYAMPKLDLIGIPDFEAGAMENWGCITYRETALLVDEKHSSLSDRKNVAIVVAHEMAHQWFGDLVTMKWWDNLWLNEGFATWMESKAVHEWQPTWGVLEDEAQTLNSTLNLDAAAQTRAIRSKADTPEEINEQFDGIAYGKAGAVIGMVEHYVGEGAFQSGVHNYMEAHKFGNATAEDFWGAQTKASSKPVDAVMESFVAQPGEPLLTFTANGKGSYAVKQSRFFLNPPATKPIQSWSIPICPTNGTCQVIRANTDVTATAPEDLRNASARGYYRSNYDTATLQSVLQHAPSYTAPERILLVGDRYALLRSGEGSVGEYMQLVQALRADPSAQVLQQSVGGLGSLRTRVATDQQSDQIEGWVRNQFGPVYHSLGKASSSESVEAEQRRVTLFSLLGGAKDPTVLTQANTIANAYLSGDNKVDPELAQSALAIAAQHGDAALYDRMQKVAQTSTDPNQQTQALYLLASFEDPALVKRTLDDVAAGKVRNQDSWILLSILLQSRKTRQQTWTYIKEHWDAIHAQLTTSSGNRLVSATGAFCSQEEHDDVQQFFASHKVESSDRALRDALNSINSCVRFRGQQQPGLQQWLSTASH
- a CDS encoding DUF4129 domain-containing protein, with amino-acid sequence MIFSQGARRWLLVMASIGLGLCARAQMPALTPPQGLPSLQDVSVEEYRHHLDQLRGLVADCGRVVTACNPESVGNDDRVHPLQGQPYAVRYGWLRTLMDDRDPAVHRSRTELLAQAEQRLSEQEEDLDHPKSASPLKQEDRVQRDRVLASKEFEVVHEYSWRERASAWLSEKLARIFGGAASLGRIAPWLGKALEWGSLLAAITLLVLWIYRTLDRQRTALGKLTGEVSKREAIEASRAWAELAQIHATNGEWRDAVHCLYWATIVLLEERRTLRRSDTRTPREVLQLLVVSPQLREPLAAQTVAFERIWYGFAQATQEDYESAQQSYRSVKGVAMGAAI
- a CDS encoding DUF4350 domain-containing protein, which gives rise to MRPPNADRRTVLWVLGVMALLVTLTAIFAPATSDDDKAPTTYNSGAAGWKGAYLLLQRLGYNVSRSETPASMLDRTDAVHTTYVLASPNTPAEDTQKRDYEALERFLQRGGRVIATGSSGALFLPGGRAGRPTQFVGDLCNAMPEGNGELAQAGSFSLYDAAPWNALEPLARVDARCGADAVLVHRDYPHGGAMIYLASSEPFSNRGLKQDQSLHLLLLAIGPSSGESRRTVIFDEFYRGEQASPSDYLRGLPLRSLIMQALLVLLLLMFTYTRRSGPIREPVVVPRTSPLEFVESMGALYERAGVSKPATDGARRRLLGFLISVCGLPAEMAESSQRTADFIAQRFGISQESLATLLERLQAARYETLRPRDALALVRETDAEIERLQVMMKSSQSQPLVQEMK